The following proteins are encoded in a genomic region of Necator americanus strain Aroian chromosome II, whole genome shotgun sequence:
- a CDS encoding hypothetical protein (NECATOR_CHRII.G8286.T1), whose translation MSTRADSNLRSIVHEAEPLTATLHTPHQKDMVTEYKFMTERRNVVFTDLFVVLFSCEIKPCRSIFLLL comes from the exons atgagcactagggcggattcgaacctccgatcgatcgtgcacgaagcggaacctctaaccgctacactacacacACCACACCAAAAAGATATg gtaACGGAATACAAATTCATGACTGAAAGACGGAATGTTGTGTTTACGGATCTTTTTGTGGTCTTGTTCTCTTGTGAGATTAAACCATGTCGctcaatatttcttcttttgtaa
- a CDS encoding hypothetical protein (NECATOR_CHRII.G8287.T1), with translation MNKATKCALFALVIVGIIVAIAVILIVTLTGKKNGTETNDRVMYYAMYLGDWPPMARRAFMPSSDHQNHCSLELNLDHTRDSILAMNDLEQRYSFILFTDYIVETTAPVDKDKAIIKLGEIGPEARGPDDFNQKLVMKKFIEERRNEDLLVYYIPCKFSYSKDDNDLKDFVNEMNKADVSKRTLIVSNTQSEQILRELYVMGSENVVGYDSKDIPRRISEFGHIMYNFTTLTPPFFTDLPPKVTDVPVEHTTGNGTTSTPTPTTKLVPTTTITSTREQKPTTSTKVTKNIPTSTTTIPVLTESTDTPTVPERETTTSPTQKPESETTTTMKVTEVPLSSTTYTASTETTAKPFPPSTAPPPKENIHCLMVGDLYNYDANRTAYEKEVGLMNEINVGLFEAEGFSSLGLWIYGHTELFTSLDEALTYMRTSPIEFMADLQEISYSPVDQPLSTAGAIENLNNLTDDKDRVNCLIFFSAQEKTANLPLLDPDHNKSGINRIVAVGLSDTNLHRVVVPPRGIAVQVPYSYTPKNVDEVVAAVMGRIEHNSTTTVPIKSTTILERKTSTVTADGPATTVTRESPIPRGIRCLFVYDLYNFGNDEEAYDKENAFVADIGEGLFTTTANLAAGLWAYGHTSIDKTPDDALNEMHSIFHYFNVGLAELDYDDTNGDPLSTEQAIERINETKDNNKRANCLVFFSAQQNTSDLPQLSPPYMSLDRIVAVGLNNTDLTRIIPQQGVAISVRYDYENKDVKAVVDAILGGKHTEKPESSTTTVPTTKESATTKNADVTDTEAPVTTTSPEVITEKPTTTLSVASTETTAPPLNKSLHCLLVGDLYNYGANETAYMNEVDFIADVSYDLFKAERFASLGLWLYGHTELYSSLEKSLNNMKTSIDDFLEDLWEIKYAAVEKHLSTAEAIEELNNLVDERNRVNCLIFLSAQENTTDLPSFDLERSNSSINRIVAVGLSETNLTKIVVPPRGVALSVSYNYTENNVAEVVDAVLGREPSSTTPEIPTTKVSASTETSKVTTSEVPTTTQDPKVTTSELPVSKTSPEVNTESLETTSSIASTESPVPMKSNVHCLFAGDLLNFDRNTTAYEREKELITNIGKKLFETTANATGVVWAYGYTTGPAGLKTTFTAMKDNFVDFKNDVDTKMKYEAIEKPNLNNAAAINNLNDASDRNKNANCLVFFSGLTKAKGVSKLDPGKKGNNEFKKVVVVSLSGADLRTIIDPPRGAAVTVSRKFSEEDVRNVMEKILDANY, from the exons ATGAATAAGGCTACTAAATGTGCATTGTTCGCCTTGGTGATTGTTGGGATAATCGTCGCTATTGCGGTTATTCTTATTGTTACTTTAACTGGTAAAAAGAATGGCACAG aaacaaATGATCGGGTTATGTACTATGCAATGTATCTCGGAGATTGGCCACCGATGGCACGACGAGCTTTTATGCCATCCTCAGATCATCAGAATCATTGTAGCTTAGAACTG AATCTGGATCATACTCGTGATTCGATTTTGGCAATGAATGATTTGGAGCAGCGGTACAGTTTTATACTTTTCACTGATTATATAGTAGAAACCACCGCACCTGTGGACAAAGATAAAGCGATAATAAAATTGGGGGAAATCGGTCCGGAAGCTCGAGGACCGGATGATTTCAATCAGAAATT GGTTATGAAGAAGTTTATAGAAGAAAGACGAAATGAAGATCTTCTTGTCTACTACATTCCGTGCAAGTTTAGCTACAG CAAGGATGACAATGATCTGAAGGATTTTGTGAACGAAATGAACAAAGCGGATGTATCGAAGAGAACGTTGATCGTTTCTAATACGCAATCAGAGCAAATTCTACGAGAACTGTACGTGATGGGAAGCGAAAACGTTGTAGGTTACGACAGCAAAGACATTCCCAGAAGAATTTCCGAATTCG GTCACATCATGTACAATTTTACCACTTTGACGCCACCATTCTTCACCGATCTACCGCCAAAAGTAACGGATGTTCCTGTCGAACACACCACCGGTAACGGAACAACGTCCACTCCGACACCGACAACAAAACTTGTACCTACAACAACCATTACTTCCACCCGGGAACAAAAACCCACAACCTCAACGAAAGTCACAAAAAATATTCCCacctcaacaacaacaatcccTGTTCTTACTGAAAGTACAGACACACCTACAGTGCCGGAGAGGGAGACGACCACTTCACCTACTCAGAAACCTGAATCCGAAACCACAACTACAATGAAAGTGACAGAGGTGCCGTTGTCGTCTACAACGTATACAGCTTCAACAGAAACCACTGCCAAACCATTTCCGCCATCCACAG CACCTCCTCCAAAGGAGAATATACACTGTCTTATGGTAGGGGACCTGTACAACTATGACGCCAACAGAACCGCTTACGAAAAG GAAGTGGGCCTTATGAATGAGATCAACGTCGGCCTCTTCGAAGCCGAAGGTTTCTCCAGCTTGGGTCTCTGGATATATGGACACACAGAGTTGTTCACGTCCCTTGACGAAGCTCTTACGTACATGAGAACTTCACCCATTGAGTTTATGGCGGATCTACAGGAAATATCCTACAGTCCCGTGGACCAACCGTTATCAACTGCTGG AGCCATTGAAAATCTGAACAATTTGACGGATGACAAGGATCGTGTGAACTGCTTAATCTTTTTCTCTGCCCA GGAGAAAACGGCCAATCTACCGCTTTTGGATCCCGATCACAATAAGTCCGGAATCAATAGAATTGTGGCCGTCGGCCTAAGCG ACACAAACCTCCACCGAGTTGTCGTCCCTCCACGAGGAATTGCCGTCCAAGTTCCCTACAGTTACACACCAAAAAACGTTGATGAAGTAGTCGCTGCTGTGATGGGAAG GATTGAACATAATTCTACCACAACCGTCCCAATAAAATCGACGACGATTCTTGAGCGGAAAACCTCCACAGTGACTGCTGATGGTCCTGCAACGACAGTTACAAGAG AGTCACCGATACCAAGAGGAATTCGTTGCCTTTTTGTTTATGATCTGTACAATTTTGGCAACGATGAGGAAGCATACGACAAG GAAAACGCATTTGTGGCTGACATTGGAGAAGGTCTTTTCACCACGACAGCGAATTTGGCCGCTGGACTTTGGGCCTATGGTCATACTTCTATCGATAAAACTCCCGACGATGCTTTGAATGAAATgcattccatttttcattatttcaatgTGGGATTGGCTGAGCTGGATTACGACGACACAAATGGTGATCCACTGTCTACAGAACA GGCAATCGAGAGGATCAACGAGACTAAGGACAATAATAAACGAGCAAATTGCTTGGTCTTTTTCTCAGCACA GCAGAACACTTCGGATTTACCGCAGTTGAGCCCTCCCTACATGAGCCTGGACCGTATCGTGGCTGTTGGCTTGaaca ATACGGATCTAACTAGGATAATTCCGCAGCAAGGTGTTGCCATCAGCGTACGTTACGATTATGAGAATAAAGACGTGAAAGCAGTTGTGGATGCAATTCTGGGAGG GAAACATACAGAAAAACCAGAAAGTTCAACTACTACAGTACCCACAACAAAAGAGTCTGCTACAACGAAGAATGCTGACGTTACTGACACTGAAGCGCCTGTAACAACAACTTCACCAGAAGTTATCACTGAGAAACCCACGACGACCTTATCTGTCGCATCAACAGAAACTACAG CACCGCCTCTGAATAAGAGTTTACATTGCCTCTTGGTAGGAGATCTGTACAATTATGGAGCAAACGAAACTGCATACATGAAC GAGGTGGATTTCATCGCTGATGTCAGTTACGATCTTTTCAAAGCTGAACGCTTTGCAAGTCTTGGTCTGTGGTTATATGGACATACAGAATTATACTCATCTCTTGAGAAATCTCTCAACAATATGAAGACTTCGATAGATGATTTCCTGGAAGATCTGTGGGAAATAAAATATGCTGCGGTGGAGAAGCATCTGTCAACCGCTGA AGCTATCGAAGAACTGAACAATTTGGTGGATGAGAGGAACCGTGTGAACTGCTTGATCTTCCTCTCGGCACA GGAAAACACGACCGATCTTCCGTCTTTTGATCTCGAACGCAGTAACTCGTCAATCAATCGAATTGTTGCCGTCGGTCTCAGCG aaactaACCTCACAAAAATAGTCGTCCCTCCACGAGGAGTTGCTCTGAGCGTTTCTTACAACTACACAGAGAACAACGTTGCTGAAGTGGTCGATGCTGTTCTCGGAAG AGAACCATCCAGCACAACGCCAGAAATTCCCACCACTAAAGTATCCGCTTCAACGGAAACTTCCAAAGTCACGACATCAGAAGTGCCTACGACTACACAGGATCCTAAGGTTACCACAAGCGAGTTGCCAGTCTCTAAGACTTCTCCAGAAGTTAATACTGAATCACTCGAGACGACGTCATCTATAGCATCCACAGAATCTCCAG TTCCCATGAAGTCGAACGTTCATTGTCTCTTCGCTGGAGATCTCCTTAATTTTGATCGGAATACCACTGCTTACGAAAGG gaaaaagagCTGATCACTAACATTGGCAAAAAACTATTCGAAACAACAGCAAATGCTACCGGTGTGGTTTGGGCCTACGGCTACACGACAGGGCCAGCAGGATTAAAGACTACGTTCACTGCAATGAAGGACAACTTTGTCGATTTCAAAAACGATGTTGACACGAAGATGAAATATGAAGCGATAGAGAAACCGAATCTTAATAATGCTGC AGCGATAAACAATCTCAATGATGCCAGTGACAGGAACAAAAATGCAAACTGTTTGGTGTTCTTCTCAGGACT gacaaaaGCTAAAGGTGTGAGCAAATTAGATCctggaaaaaagggaaacaatGAATTTAAGAAAGTTGTTGTGGTCAGTTTAAGTG gggCTGACTTACGCACAATTATCGATCCACCAAGAGGAGCAGCAGTTACCGTTAGCAGAAAATTCTCTGAAGAAGACGTTAGAAACGTAATGGAGAAGATTTTGGATGCCAACTACTAG